In one Neobacillus sp. CF12 genomic region, the following are encoded:
- a CDS encoding helix-turn-helix domain-containing protein, with amino-acid sequence MKILIIEDEFIIRKGLRHLLEHMGLEGVCMEEIMEAEDGIDAEILLQQESFDIVFTDINMPEMDGLSLLAKSADYNPDSQWVIISGYDSFKYAQRAILHGAKDYLLKPITKEKLNETMLRLVDNIKKEQNDFIDIKEIEGMLLDLESSIWVLDENLVIDTIAKWANIMDKKQLKLSYYQNVMNHLLKTLVDRINQKGSISLDSALSLSEENIPQITCKFQDICIEMINKTRFQRKGKIIDPIEAAKEYMLKNVCAKINLDDVAQKLGLNSSYFSQLFKRETGQTFVEYRIHLRMETAKQLLEKSDLRIIDISSEIGYDDAPHFAKTFKKYTGISPKEYRQSLGIKA; translated from the coding sequence ATGAAAATATTAATTATTGAAGATGAATTCATAATACGGAAAGGATTACGTCATCTCTTAGAGCATATGGGGTTGGAAGGAGTCTGTATGGAAGAAATAATGGAAGCAGAAGACGGTATCGATGCGGAAATACTATTACAGCAGGAATCTTTTGACATAGTCTTTACGGATATCAATATGCCGGAAATGGATGGGCTGTCTTTACTTGCAAAATCGGCCGATTACAACCCTGATTCACAATGGGTCATTATATCAGGATATGATTCTTTTAAATATGCACAGCGTGCCATCTTACATGGTGCAAAAGACTATCTTTTGAAACCGATTACAAAGGAGAAGTTGAACGAAACGATGCTCCGCTTAGTAGATAACATCAAAAAAGAGCAGAATGATTTTATTGATATTAAAGAAATAGAAGGAATGTTATTAGACCTTGAATCGTCCATTTGGGTTTTAGATGAGAATCTTGTGATAGATACCATTGCGAAATGGGCAAATATAATGGACAAAAAACAATTAAAACTATCATACTATCAAAATGTCATGAACCATTTATTAAAAACGTTAGTGGACCGGATTAACCAAAAAGGCAGTATCAGTCTTGACTCTGCTCTTAGCTTAAGTGAAGAAAATATCCCTCAAATAACCTGCAAATTTCAGGATATTTGTATAGAAATGATTAATAAGACAAGATTCCAAAGAAAGGGTAAGATCATTGATCCGATTGAAGCAGCAAAGGAATATATGCTCAAGAATGTCTGTGCCAAAATCAACTTAGATGATGTCGCACAAAAACTAGGTCTCAACAGTTCTTATTTTAGTCAGTTATTTAAAAGAGAAACCGGACAGACATTTGTCGAATACCGCATTCATTTAAGAATGGAAACAGCAAAACAGCTTCTCGAAAAAAGCGATTTGAGGATTATTGATATTTCTAGCGAAATTGGCTATGATGACGCACCACATTTTGCAAAGACATTTAAAAAATATACGGGCATCTCGCCAAAAGAGTACCGTCAGTCATTAGGGATCAAAGCATGA
- a CDS encoding extracellular solute-binding protein, with amino-acid sequence MIEVKRLVKIFAVALFSLILLVGCQSEKTSEKADKTKETEEKSSEPLKFSISMRTLAFTHVENSPNINEDEYVKVLEKLTNTDLDIRLMPHNEYSTKMDLMFASGDIPDVVQTSAGYGEGSGQTLQQAVEAGVFLPLDDLIEKHGPNLKKYIPKAAWEKQRYKDGKIYSIPEFLSNPSRRATYIRKDLLDKAGLEVPKTVEDTLNVLRKFKEMGVAQPFGGRADFKYADTFFGAYDVFPYSSMWELDKDGKPVPKFFDSKNMEAALKTYKTMYDEGLLHKEFLTIDSKQYKNEAITGNIGMWSMNANELLQWEQQLKENVPEAEIAVVPSPVGPDGKGGYYLYGDVTRAYAINKETENPERIIKFFDWMLSEEAAKYFTFGIEGRDYSMENGKMNYKTPQSVDEVNIERYRTAFLWMVQDTTYIKGLLEMTPEGQELIEVYDTILAKEGRDGINFDPPLTALDTLPDLQLGSDTPPKLLMGHMAKMITGAEPISDWPKVVEEWKERGGNKILEEAADRYKKKEFTESRRK; translated from the coding sequence ATGATAGAGGTTAAAAGATTAGTTAAAATTTTTGCAGTCGCACTTTTTTCACTCATTTTACTGGTAGGATGTCAAAGTGAGAAAACATCAGAAAAGGCCGACAAAACAAAAGAAACAGAAGAGAAATCAAGTGAACCATTAAAATTCTCCATTTCCATGAGGACGCTGGCTTTTACACATGTAGAAAATTCTCCTAATATTAACGAGGATGAGTATGTGAAAGTTCTGGAAAAGTTAACGAACACGGATTTGGATATTCGTCTTATGCCGCATAATGAATATTCCACCAAAATGGATTTAATGTTTGCTTCAGGGGATATTCCAGATGTTGTTCAGACATCTGCCGGATATGGTGAAGGAAGTGGACAAACTTTACAGCAGGCGGTTGAGGCAGGTGTGTTTCTTCCACTTGATGATTTAATTGAGAAGCACGGGCCAAATTTGAAAAAGTATATACCAAAGGCTGCCTGGGAGAAACAAAGATATAAGGATGGGAAAATCTATTCTATTCCAGAGTTCCTATCAAATCCTTCCCGGAGAGCAACCTATATCCGAAAAGATTTGCTAGACAAAGCAGGATTGGAAGTACCAAAAACTGTAGAAGATACATTAAATGTTTTACGTAAATTTAAGGAAATGGGTGTAGCGCAGCCATTTGGCGGTCGCGCAGATTTCAAATATGCAGATACATTCTTTGGAGCCTATGACGTTTTCCCATACAGCAGTATGTGGGAACTAGATAAGGATGGAAAACCTGTACCGAAGTTCTTTGATTCAAAGAACATGGAGGCAGCCCTTAAAACGTATAAGACCATGTATGATGAAGGTTTGCTTCATAAAGAATTTTTAACCATAGATTCGAAGCAGTATAAAAATGAAGCAATCACTGGAAACATTGGAATGTGGTCCATGAATGCCAACGAATTATTACAATGGGAGCAGCAATTAAAGGAAAATGTTCCTGAGGCTGAAATTGCAGTTGTTCCTTCTCCGGTGGGCCCGGATGGCAAAGGTGGATATTATCTATATGGTGATGTTACCCGTGCATATGCAATCAATAAAGAAACAGAAAATCCAGAGAGAATTATTAAATTCTTTGATTGGATGTTATCTGAAGAAGCAGCAAAGTACTTCACTTTCGGAATTGAAGGAAGAGACTACTCAATGGAAAATGGAAAAATGAACTATAAGACCCCTCAATCCGTGGACGAAGTGAATATCGAGCGTTACCGTACTGCCTTCTTATGGATGGTTCAGGACACAACTTATATTAAAGGTTTACTGGAAATGACGCCAGAGGGTCAGGAACTGATTGAAGTTTACGATACTATTCTTGCAAAAGAAGGCCGCGATGGGATAAATTTTGATCCGCCATTGACAGCTTTGGATACACTGCCAGATCTGCAGCTGGGTTCTGATACTCCGCCAAAATTGCTGATGGGTCATATGGCTAAGATGATTACTGGTGCTGAACCGATCAGCGATTGGCCAAAGGTGGTTGAAGAATGGAAGGAAAGAGGAGGCAATAAGATTTTAGAAGAAGCTGCTGACAGATATAAAAAGAAAGAATTTACTGAGTCAAGAAGAAAATAA
- a CDS encoding carbohydrate ABC transporter permease yields MKQSSSLRSKLFDIGNLVFLAILALTMLLPLLSVFAKSFSSSNAIAKGEVFFWPVEFTLINYEYVFHDASIWKAFLVSLVITIGGTFINLLATTSLAYPLSRPEYKGKKIILFMVLFTMIFSAPLIPSYLVVKNFGMVDTLWALIIPSMISAFNFFVMRSFFLNIPSTLIDAARIDGLGELGILFRIVLPLSKPVLATIGIFYGVSHWNSYQTALYYLNDPKLYPLQVKLRQMIVNDEMSVESNSVYSTIALNSPEGIQMATVVIATLPILLLYPFLQKHFVKGTMIGSIKE; encoded by the coding sequence TGCTCCTCCCTTTACTATCTGTATTTGCTAAATCATTCAGCAGCTCGAATGCGATCGCAAAAGGGGAGGTCTTCTTTTGGCCGGTAGAATTCACCTTAATTAATTATGAATACGTTTTCCACGATGCCTCCATATGGAAAGCATTTCTAGTATCACTGGTTATTACTATCGGTGGGACCTTTATTAACTTATTGGCAACAACTTCGCTTGCTTACCCGCTGTCGAGACCGGAATATAAAGGGAAAAAGATTATTTTATTTATGGTGTTATTTACAATGATCTTTTCAGCACCACTGATTCCTTCTTATTTGGTAGTCAAAAACTTTGGAATGGTTGATACATTGTGGGCTTTAATTATTCCAAGCATGATTAGTGCATTCAACTTCTTTGTTATGAGATCCTTCTTCTTAAATATACCAAGCACATTAATAGATGCTGCCAGGATCGATGGTCTTGGGGAACTGGGAATCTTATTCCGTATTGTATTACCACTATCAAAACCTGTTTTAGCAACAATAGGAATCTTTTATGGTGTGAGTCACTGGAATAGCTATCAAACTGCATTGTACTACTTAAATGATCCGAAATTGTATCCGCTTCAGGTGAAATTAAGACAAATGATAGTGAATGATGAAATGTCCGTTGAATCGAATTCCGTGTATTCAACGATCGCTTTAAATTCTCCAGAAGGTATTCAAATGGCGACAGTAGTAATCGCAACACTGCCAATTTTATTGTTGTATCCATTTTTACAGAAGCATTTTGTAAAAGGTACAATGATTGGGTCCATTAAAGAGTAA